TTTTGATCTAATAATACCTCCAAGCCATTAGCTATAATTTTCTTAAATTCTTCATCTTTAACTTGTTCTAATAATGTTTGAGTTGTAATTATTGCACTATATTTTTTATCTAGCAAATTCCATATAGAATAGCTTTCACCAATAGTAATCATCGTACTCTTTTGATCTGCTTCTTTGCCTAATAAAGCCATTTTTTCTGCAAAACTATTTATTTTCATTTAAATACTCCTATCTTCTTAAATATATAAGTAGACTTTTCTATTTTATATTATTACAATACATTAACCTACTTATACTTTATGTATGTATTTAAAAATTTTAATAAAAATACTTATGCATATAAAATATATATTTATAAGTAATAATAATTAATTTTATTAACACAAAGGAAATTTATAATTATTATAGAATTTTAATATATAAGTATATTTAAAGATGATTACTAAATATAATATTAATATCAATTAAATATAGGAGTGATTTAGAATTGGAAATTGAAATAGTAGAAATATTAAACTGGTTTAAAGAGAATCTTTTTACAATATATCATTTAATCCAAGTATCAATTCTTATAATTATAGCAATAATATCTTATCATGTCTCAGGCAGATTTCGTAATCATTTATTTATAGAAAAATTATTGAAGTTTTTAAAATACATAAAAATTATTTCCAAAGAAAACATAGTAAAAGAAATTAATAAATTACTCTGGCCAATAGTTGCTATTTTAATTGTCTGGTTCTATATTCTTCTGGCTTTAAATTTAAATTGGCCATTTCAAATTGTAATGATTGTTGGACATATACTAAATGCCTGGGTTATTATAAAAATTATTTCCTCTTTTATAAAGAATATATTTGTATCTCGTTTCATTGCGATCATTATTTGGATAATAGCTGTCTTAAAAATATTAGAGATTTATGATAGTATTATACAAGTTTTAGATACGATTGAGTTAAGTACTGGTGCTTATAATATTTCAGCTTTAAATTTGATAAATACACTTATCATATTCTCAATACTGGCGTTTTTAGCAGATAAAATTGCTTCATTTTTAGAAACACGAGTAAACAAAATAAGAACTCTTACACCTTCAGCCAGAGTATTATTTAAAAAATTTATTAGGATTATTTTAATGACAATAGTTGGACTAATTGCTTTAAGTAATTTAGGGATCGATTTAACTGCTTTTGCTTTTCTAGGTGGTACATTGGGTGTTGGTCTTGGATTTGGTTTACAGAAGGTAGTTTCTAACTTTGTAAGTGGTATCATAATTATTCTAGATAAATCTGTAAAACCAGGAGATATAATTGAAATAAATGATACTTATGGATATATTAATTCACTTGACACAAGATTTGTTTCTTTGGTTACTAGAAGTGGTAAAGAGTACTTAATTCCAAATGAAGATTTTATTACACAAACTGTAGTTAATTGGTCTTATAGTGATAAAAAAGTTCGAATAGATGTCCCTATAGGAATATCTTATGAATCAGATCCGTCAAAAGTAATTGACTTAATTGAAGAAGCAGTTAAAGATATTAATCGCATTAATAAGGATATACCCCCTAGGTGTCTAGTAGAAGAATTTGCTGATAGTTCAATAGATTTAGTACTAAGATTCTGGATAAGTGATCCACAAAATGGTGTTGCTAATGTCAAAAGTGATGTGATGCTAAAAATTTGGGATGTTCTAAAGGAAAATAATATTAGTATTCCATATCCGCAAAGGGACTTACATTTAAAGACCAATACTATGCATCAAGAAAAAATATTTGATAATTAGTTCTAATATAAAACATTATACTTTTTCTAGAATGATGTTAAACTCAAGGAGAGGAGATAAGTTAAATGAAACTTAAAATAGAAGATTTAAAAGCGAAATGTAATCCAGAAAATTTGGAATTCAAAACAACAGAAGAAATTGAGGCATTAGAGCAGGGGATTATAGGTCAGGAGAGAGCTGTTAACGCAATTGATTTAGGGCTAAGACTAAAACAGGAAGGTTATAATATCTTCATTTGTGGAAGTACAGGGACAGGTAAAACTACATATGCCAAAACTATAGCCAAAAAGAAATCAGAAAAAAAAGAAGTTCCAGATGATTTAGCATATGTTTATAATTTTAAAGAAAAATCCAAACCTAATGTATTAATTCTACCATCTGGTCTTGGTGAAGAGTTTAAAAAAGATATGAAATCTGTAATTGAAGAATTAGAAGAAGAAATTCCAAAGGCGTTGGAAAGCGAGGAGCACGAAAACAAAAAGAGCAGTCTTATGACTGAACTTCAGGAAGAATCAAATAAATATATTGAGGATTTAGAAAATGAAATAAGAGAAGAAGGCTTTATATTACAACATTCAGCACAAGGTACTATGCCAAAACCAATTCCAATAAATAAGGAAGGCAATCCTATAAGTAAGGAAGAATTTCAAGAAATGGCTGAAGAAGATAGAAAAAGAATTAAGGAAAAAAATCTTGAAATACAAGAAAAAATAGATAAACTAAGAAGAATGATTAGAAATCTAAAGTTAGAAACTCAAGAAGAACTTGATAAGCTAGATAAAAAAATTGGATTATCAATTATTAACCCAATATTTGATAATTTGAAAGGGAAATATAAGTGTTGTGATGATGTTATTTCTTACTTTCAAGATGTGAAACAGAATTTAATAGAAAATATTGAAAAGTTTGCAGAAAAAAATACTCAAAATAATTTTTTGATGGCATTACAACAGGGAAAAGATGAATCGTTTTTGAATAGATATCAAGTAAACCTATTTGTTAATAATAAAAATACTAAAGGAGCTCCAGTTATTGTAGAGTCAAATCCTACTTATTATAATTTGTTTGGTAAAATTGAAGGAAAAAGCCAGTTTGGTGCGATTACAACTGACTTTACAATGATTAAAAGTGGAGCAATACATAGAGCAAATGGAGGGTACCTTATTTTAAATGCCAGAGATGTATTGCAAAAACCTTTTGCCTGGGAAACATTAAAAAGAACACTACTAAATCAGGAAACTATAATAGAGAACATAGGAGAACAATATAGAGCAATTCCAACAACAACCTTAAAACCTAAAGCTATACCTATTAATTTAAAAATAATATTAATTGGAAACCCCTGGATATATCAGTTGCTTTATTATTATGATGAAGAATTTAAAAAATTGTTTAAAATTAAAGCAGATTTTGATATAGAAATGAAACGAGATAAAGAAAATTTAAATAAATTTTCTTCATTTATTGCATCTGTTATTAAACGTGAAAATATAAAGCATTTTACTGCTGAAGCTATAGCAAAAGTGATAGATTATAGCAGTAGAATTACAGATAAAAAAGAAAAATTATCAACTAAATTCAATGAAATTCTGGAAATTCTCTTTGAAGCAAATGCCTGGTCTGAGATGAATGATAATAAATTTGTAGAAGCAGAAGATGTTCTAAAAGCAATTAAAGAAAAATATATGAGGGCTAACTTAATTGAAGAAAAAATACAGGAAATGATTAATAAGGGACATATTCTTATAGATGTAGAAGGGGAAGAAATAGGACAAATTAATGCTTTATCAGTATATAGAACTGGTGAATATAGCTTTGGTAGACCTTCACGAGTTACAGCAAGAACTTATTTAGGTCAAGAAGGTGTTATTAATATAGAAAGAGAAGCAAAAATGAGCGGTAATATTCACAATAAAGCTGTTATGATTTTATCTGCATATCTTGGTGGAAAATATGCCCAAGATAAACCCCTTAGTCTATCTGCTAGTTTAGCATTTGAACAAAATTATGTTGGAATTGATGGAGATAGTGCATCCTGTGCTGAGTTAATTGCTCTTCTTTCGTCTATTTCTAAAATACCAGTTAAACAGACTTTAGCAATAACAGGATCAATGAATCAAAAAGGTAAAGTACAGCCTATTGGTGGAGTTAATGAAAAAATAGAAGGATATTTTAAAGTCTGCAAAGAACTTGGACTTAATTCTAATCAAGGGGTTGTGATTCCATTGCAAAATATGGATAATTTGATGCTAGAAGATGAAGTTCTAGAAGCAGTTGCTAAAGGTGAATTTAATATTTATGCAGTTAAAGATATAGATGAAGCTATAGAGTTGATGATGGGAGAAAATCTTGCAATAGTACATAAAAAAGTTCAGGAATCATTAATTGACTTTGCAGATAAGACTGCAGATTTTAATGATTCTTCAGATGATAGCGGGGACAATGATGTTATTTAATTATATATTATTTTAGATAAATGATTATCTTATTTATTTTTAGGGGATGAGAGATTGAAATGAATAATAGAGAGTTGGGAGAATGGGGAGAAGATAAAGCTATAGAATATCTAAAAAAACAATCGTATAAGATAATTAAACGTAACTTTAGATATTCTAGAGGAGAAATTGATATAATAGCTGAAAAAAATGAATATCTAATATTTGTAGAAGTAAAGCTCAGGAAAAGCAAGAAATATGGTTCTCCTGAGCTTGCTGTCGATATAAGAAAACAGACAAAGATAAGAACAGTAGCAAACTATTACTTAATGAAGAATTCTAATAATAAAAAAATAAGATTTGATGTGATATGTATTGAAGTGTCTAATGGAAAGGGTAATTTAAAACATTATAAAAATGCATTTTGAAATCCAAATGAGGTGTTTAGTATGAATTTAAATGAGTTATACAAGCTAGAAAAGAAGGATATTGCCCATAGCGCTGAGCTTATGTCCAGGGCTTTTTATGATTATCCGTTGTTTAAATATATCTTAGGAAATAAACATAATGAAGAAAATATGAATAAAGTACTTAAATTCTTAATAAAATATGGCGTTCTTTATGGGCAAGTATATGCCAATTCAGCTGATATTGAAGGAATAATACTATTCTCAGATTATAGAGATTATAAGTTTACTTTCTATAGAACTCTTAGGGCTGGTGGTTTATCTCTTTCTAAATTAGGGGCAGATGTAGGGAAAAGATTTTCAGAATATGAAAGTTTTACAGAAAATATACATAAAAAACATGTCAAAAAAGATCATCAATATATTATTCTTCTAGGAGTTGATCCAGATAAACAAGGACAGGGTTATGGAAAAAAATTATTAAATCCTATATTAGAAATGGCAGCGAACAAAGAACAAGCGACTTATTTAGAAACCCATGGCTAAACTAATGTTGAAATATATGAAAAAATTGGTTTTAAATTGCTTTCTGAAGATACTGTACCTGATCTTGGAATACAACAATATGCAATGATAAAAGAATAATTATATATTTAACTTGACAAAGCCAATCATTTGAAGATAAAATTACAATAATTAAGAAAATATGGAGGTTTTAAAGTAAGATCAAAATCAAAGAAAAAACGGGTCTTTTCAGGTCTTTCAGACTCTCCAGATATGATTATGATTAAAGATACAATTATGAAAGCAACTACAGATTCTAATAAAGAAACTAGATTTGAATATGCTTCACCAGGAATTAAAAATATATTAGTACTCTATGAAATTTTAACTAAGAAATCAAGAGAAGATATTGAATAACACTATTGAAGGAGCTAATTACGGGAAAGTAAAGAAAGATTAACTTGAAGTTGTTGAAAGCTTAAAACCAATTCAAGCCAAATATAATGAAATTATAAAAGAAGAATCATATCTTAATAGTATATTGGAGCAAGGAAAAGAAAAAGCAATTGAAATAGCCTCTGATACAATAGAAGAAGTTAAGCTAAGTTTGGATTTGAAATAATTTTGAAGGAAAACTAAGATAAGCTTTATGTTAAGAGATATACAAATTATTAATTGTTGAGGGGTAAAATATGAATTTAGTTCTTATAGGAATGTCAGGAGCAGGTAAAAGCACTTTGGGAGTCTTACTTGCCAAATCATTAGCTTTGGAGTTTATAGATACAGATATTATTATTCAAAAAGCTGAAGCTAGATTATTACAAGATATTATATATCAAGTTGGGGTAGAAGCCTTTTTAAAGATAGAAGAAAAAGTAGTTTCTAATTTGAAGAAAGATAACGCTGTTATAGCTACTGGGGGAAGTGTTGTATATTCCCCAGTAACTATGGAATCATTAAAGTCAAATGCTAAGATAATATATTTATATGTATCTTTTGAAGAAATTAAAAAAAGAATCAATAATATCAATTCAAGAGGAATTGCAATGAAAAAGGGCTATAATCTTAAAGATGTCTATAACGAAAGAATTCCTTTGTATGAGAGATATGCAGATATAATAGTAGATTGCTCAAATAAAAGTATTGAGCAATCTTTAGATGAAATATTATTAAATTTGAATGTGTGAGTAAAAATTGTTAATTTAATTGTTTTATTTCGTTCTATTTTCTTATAGAAATTAAAGTTGGTGGATAGATATGTTTGAACATGATTTTATTATGCGTATGATTAAAGACCTTGCTAAGTTTCTTGCGCTTTTTTTAAAAAAAGATAATGTAGATTATGTATTACCAAAAGATCAAGAAGATTACACTGAAACGGATTATTTATATAAAGAATTACTGAAATTACTTAATCAAGATGAAATAAACAAAGCTGAAAATCTATTATTTCAAAAATTAGATAGGGAGAATACTAAATTTTTAGACTTAGCCATAGATTTTTATACTCGTTTAAATAATTTTGATGATGATTACCTAGAAAAAAATGATTTTACTAGATTAGAAATAGAAGATGGTCTAAAAGAAATAGCTGAAAAATTTGGCATCAGTTTAAAGTCTTTTTTTGCAGAATATTAATTTATTAAATTCTGTAAATAGAATATCGAAAGTTATACTTATATTTTAATATTTCTTTAAACCATGCCTTTCCAGAATTAACATTAGAATAATCAAAATGAGATTATTTTGTTTATAGGTTTATTAATCAATTTATTTTATTACATGTTGAAATTTTAGATACATTATCAGAAATAAATAAATAAAAATATCTTTTTTACTTAAATGTCTTTAAAAATACTAATACTTTTGTTATAATATACTGAGTTGACATTTATTAATATATACTAGTTTAAGGAGTAACAATATGAACATAGAAAATTCAGTAAGTTTAAAAGGGAACTCAGTAGCAAAAGACATAGCACGGGGAAAGATATTAGAAGCAAATGAAAAAAATAAGTATTCTGTAATGTTAGTATATGCAATACTTATCTTAGTTTCATCTCTATATTTTAATAGTCCTTATGAAATATTTGCTGGAATGAGAGCTATTACAATTGCCCCTAGTATTTTGGTAACGGACTATATGGTAGTTGGCAATTTGGGAGCTGCTCTATTTAATTCTGGATTATTAATGATTATTTCAATTACGATTACTAAACTCAATAAAGTTACTATGAATGGTACAGTAATAGCTGCAATATTAACTGTAGGAGGGTTTGCATTTTTTGGAAAAAATATTTATAATATCTGGTCAATTTTACTTGGTATTTACATTTTTTCAAGAATACAAAAAGAAAATTATAGAAAGTTTATTTTAGTTGCTTTATTCGGAACTGCACTAGGGCCTATGGTAAGTCAGCTAAGTTTCGGGCTTGGTATAAATCTTTTTTATGGACTTATATTAGGTAATATAGTAGGAATTATTGCTGGTATTATTTTGCCATCATTAGCAAATCATTTTATTAAATTCCATCAGGGGTTTAATATTTATAATATAGGGTTTACAGCTGGAATGGCAGGATCTTTCTTTATGGCTATATTTAGATCTTTTGGAGTTGAGAATCCTCAAACACTAGTAATAGCTGAAGGTTATAATAATATTTTGAGTATTTATCTATCAATATTATTTCTGTCAATGATTATTGTAGGATATTTATTTAATAGTGGTTATAAGGGATTATTAAAACATACTGGACGTTTAGTAGATGATTTTGTTATTACTGAAGGATTTGGTATAACTTTTATTAATATGGGTCTTCTAGGATTGGCAAGTACTTTGTATATACTGCTAGTAGAAGGTCAATTAAATGGTCCAATTATTGGTGGTATATTTACAGTTGTTGCATTTGGTGCTTTTGGAAAGCACATTAAGAATATAATTCCTATTTTTATTGGAGTTTATATAGCTTCAACATTACAGATTTGGGACATAAATGCAACAGGTGCTTTATTAGCTGCTTTATTTGGAACTACTCTAGCACCAATTGCAGGTGTTTTTGGCTGGAAAATGGGTATATTGGCTGGTTTTCTTCACATGTCAATGGTTATGAATGTTGGATATTT
This genomic interval from Halanaerobiaceae bacterium ANBcell28 contains the following:
- a CDS encoding ATP-binding protein, with amino-acid sequence MKLKIEDLKAKCNPENLEFKTTEEIEALEQGIIGQERAVNAIDLGLRLKQEGYNIFICGSTGTGKTTYAKTIAKKKSEKKEVPDDLAYVYNFKEKSKPNVLILPSGLGEEFKKDMKSVIEELEEEIPKALESEEHENKKSSLMTELQEESNKYIEDLENEIREEGFILQHSAQGTMPKPIPINKEGNPISKEEFQEMAEEDRKRIKEKNLEIQEKIDKLRRMIRNLKLETQEELDKLDKKIGLSIINPIFDNLKGKYKCCDDVISYFQDVKQNLIENIEKFAEKNTQNNFLMALQQGKDESFLNRYQVNLFVNNKNTKGAPVIVESNPTYYNLFGKIEGKSQFGAITTDFTMIKSGAIHRANGGYLILNARDVLQKPFAWETLKRTLLNQETIIENIGEQYRAIPTTTLKPKAIPINLKIILIGNPWIYQLLYYYDEEFKKLFKIKADFDIEMKRDKENLNKFSSFIASVIKRENIKHFTAEAIAKVIDYSSRITDKKEKLSTKFNEILEILFEANAWSEMNDNKFVEAEDVLKAIKEKYMRANLIEEKIQEMINKGHILIDVEGEEIGQINALSVYRTGEYSFGRPSRVTARTYLGQEGVINIEREAKMSGNIHNKAVMILSAYLGGKYAQDKPLSLSASLAFEQNYVGIDGDSASCAELIALLSSISKIPVKQTLAITGSMNQKGKVQPIGGVNEKIEGYFKVCKELGLNSNQGVVIPLQNMDNLMLEDEVLEAVAKGEFNIYAVKDIDEAIELMMGENLAIVHKKVQESLIDFADKTADFNDSSDDSGDNDVI
- a CDS encoding GNAT family N-acetyltransferase, which encodes MNLNELYKLEKKDIAHSAELMSRAFYDYPLFKYILGNKHNEENMNKVLKFLIKYGVLYGQVYANSADIEGIILFSDYRDYKFTFYRTLRAGGLSLSKLGADVGKRFSEYESFTENIHKKHVKKDHQYIILLGVDPDKQGQGYGKKLLNPILEMAANKEQATYLETHG
- a CDS encoding shikimate kinase; translated protein: MNLVLIGMSGAGKSTLGVLLAKSLALEFIDTDIIIQKAEARLLQDIIYQVGVEAFLKIEEKVVSNLKKDNAVIATGGSVVYSPVTMESLKSNAKIIYLYVSFEEIKKRINNINSRGIAMKKGYNLKDVYNERIPLYERYADIIVDCSNKSIEQSLDEILLNLNV
- a CDS encoding mechanosensitive ion channel domain-containing protein; the encoded protein is MEIEIVEILNWFKENLFTIYHLIQVSILIIIAIISYHVSGRFRNHLFIEKLLKFLKYIKIISKENIVKEINKLLWPIVAILIVWFYILLALNLNWPFQIVMIVGHILNAWVIIKIISSFIKNIFVSRFIAIIIWIIAVLKILEIYDSIIQVLDTIELSTGAYNISALNLINTLIIFSILAFLADKIASFLETRVNKIRTLTPSARVLFKKFIRIILMTIVGLIALSNLGIDLTAFAFLGGTLGVGLGFGLQKVVSNFVSGIIIILDKSVKPGDIIEINDTYGYINSLDTRFVSLVTRSGKEYLIPNEDFITQTVVNWSYSDKKVRIDVPIGISYESDPSKVIDLIEEAVKDINRINKDIPPRCLVEEFADSSIDLVLRFWISDPQNGVANVKSDVMLKIWDVLKENNISIPYPQRDLHLKTNTMHQEKIFDN
- a CDS encoding YraN family protein: MNNRELGEWGEDKAIEYLKKQSYKIIKRNFRYSRGEIDIIAEKNEYLIFVEVKLRKSKKYGSPELAVDIRKQTKIRTVANYYLMKNSNNKKIRFDVICIEVSNGKGNLKHYKNAF
- a CDS encoding DUF1576 domain-containing protein, which produces MNIENSVSLKGNSVAKDIARGKILEANEKNKYSVMLVYAILILVSSLYFNSPYEIFAGMRAITIAPSILVTDYMVVGNLGAALFNSGLLMIISITITKLNKVTMNGTVIAAILTVGGFAFFGKNIYNIWSILLGIYIFSRIQKENYRKFILVALFGTALGPMVSQLSFGLGINLFYGLILGNIVGIIAGIILPSLANHFIKFHQGFNIYNIGFTAGMAGSFFMAIFRSFGVENPQTLVIAEGYNNILSIYLSILFLSMIIVGYLFNSGYKGLLKHTGRLVDDFVITEGFGITFINMGLLGLASTLYILLVEGQLNGPIIGGIFTVVAFGAFGKHIKNIIPIFIGVYIASTLQIWDINATGALLAALFGTTLAPIAGVFGWKMGILAGFLHMSMVMNVGYLHGGMNLYNNGFSGGLLAAILVPIITAFKEV
- a CDS encoding DUF6483 family protein, with protein sequence MFEHDFIMRMIKDLAKFLALFLKKDNVDYVLPKDQEDYTETDYLYKELLKLLNQDEINKAENLLFQKLDRENTKFLDLAIDFYTRLNNFDDDYLEKNDFTRLEIEDGLKEIAEKFGISLKSFFAEY